Proteins encoded within one genomic window of Stigmatopora argus isolate UIUO_Sarg chromosome 21, RoL_Sarg_1.0, whole genome shotgun sequence:
- the rpl14 gene encoding large ribosomal subunit protein eL14: MLHVTMVFRQFKFGQLFCKDGSDVSAYRKSCRSFCSKASIMVYKRFVQIGRVAYVSFGPYAGKLVAIVDVIDQNRALIDGPCSGVRRQAMPFKCMQLTDYIIKVPHSARQKFVRRAWEKASVNEKWAQSSWAKKIAAREKKAKMSDFDRYKVMKAKRMRNKIIGREVKKLQRLALKKPMEEAPKDPKEADKSQKAAKKPQVEGKKPQSEGKKPQSEGKKPPSEGKKPPKEAKKPQKEAAKK, from the exons ATGCTCCACGTCACCATGGTGTTTCGCCAGTTCAAATTTGGACAACTGTTTTGCAAAg ATGGAAGTGACGTTTCGGCATACCGGAAGTCTTGTCGTTCTTTTTGCTCCAAGGCTTCCATCATG GTCTACAAGCGCTTCGTCCAGATCGGCCGCGTCGCGTACGTCTCTTTTGGCCCTTATGCCGGCAAGCTGGTGGCCATCGTTGATGTCATTGACCAAAATAGG GCTCTTATTGATGGGCCATGCTCAGGCGTGAGGAGGCAAGCCATGCCCTTCAAATGCATGCAGCTCACAGATTACATCATCAAAGTGCCTCACAG CGCTCGTCAGAAGTTTGTGAGGAGAGCATGGGAGAAGGCCAGTGTCAACGAGAAATGGGCACAGAGCAGCTGGGCAAAGAAGATCGCAGCCAGGGAAAAG AAGGCTAAAATGTCTGACTTTGACCGCTACAAGGTGATGAAAGCCAAGAGGATG AGGAACAAAATCATCGGTCGTGAGGTGAAAAAGCTTCAGAGGTTGGCTTTAAAGAAGCCCATGGAAGAGGCTCCCAAGGACCCGAAAGAGGCCGACAAGTCTCAGAAAGCAGCTAAGAAGCCCCAGGTGGAAGGCAAGAAGCCCCAGTCGGAGGGCAAGAAGCCCCAGTCGGAGGGCAAGAAGCCCCCGTCGGAGGGCAAGAAGCCCCCGAAAGaggccaagaagccccagaaaGAAGCTGCGAAGAagtga
- the snrka gene encoding SNF-related serine/threonine-protein kinase, translating into MAGLKRHHDGKIAGLYDLDKTLGRGHFAVVKLARHVFTGEKVAVKVIDKTKLDPVARGHLFQEVRCMKLVQHPNVVRLYEVIDTATKLYLILELGDGGDMFDCIMKHEGGLSEEVSKCYFAQIVHAISYCHRLHVVHRDLKPENVVFFEKQGVVKLTDFGFSNRFQPGKKLNTSCGSLAYSAPEILLGDEYDAPAVDIWSLGVILFMLVCGQPPFQEANDSETLTMIMDCKYTVPPHISGACRDLISHMLQRDPKKRATLEEIENHAWLQGVDPSPATKLSTPLVSHRSLLEEEHSSIIQRMVLGSIADRDAITEALESNQYNHITATYYLLAERMLRDRQEKEQHSQTRSPSPSKAQFRQSWPTRVDVHQDVSDGLGGPSMSHPGGPQSPARSAESLHKGPRPKTALLDLSHKQQKQDKGLRPLAKPPSNPLRLGPLTSGASCKTRSPSLFSVDEEEEEGEERGSPSALPAQVVLRSKASSSPASSRHRLTSRMSAPVLNQIHEDEQGEDEEEENEDEDEGGDLKGRGAAKLSLSLDLNSGTASPTTASSPPTPEDDAGSWRPSEAAVEEVVAEAAAGEEAEKRLAAAQDGNSHCASPAGSVSGQGKNSAKASSGLVESLKLMSLCLSSQFHNLKGGAGGGTPANGPTAIGGDPQERPVWRMCVGGSTGSLDKVSLLGGPSPRGNLYQAPPPLGDALVDPLLEGSCSGTLMLGELDLARENHRNMKNRALQMPLSDKTLSVNIHRSPKEGLLCTPTPHSCCQVI; encoded by the exons ATGGCGGGCCTCAAACGTCACCACGACGGGAAGATCGCCGGGCTGTACGACCTGGACAAGACGCTGGGCCGAGGACACTTTGCCGTGGTCAAGCTGGCCCGGCACGTCTTCACCGGAGAAAAG GTGGCGGTGAAGGTGATCGACAAGACCAAGCTAGACCCGGTGGCACGAGGCCACCTTTTCCAGGAGGTGCGATGCATGAAGTTAGTCCAGCACCCCAACGTGGTGCGCCTGTACGAGGTCATCGACACGGCCACCAAGCTCTACCTCATCCTGGAACTCGGCGACGGCGGAGACATGTTCGACTGCATCATGAAGCACGAGGGAGGCCTCAGCGAGGAA GTTTCCAAGTGTTACTTTGCCCAGATCGTTCACGCCATTtcctactgccaccggctgcacGTGGTGCACCGGGACCTGAAGCCCGAGAACGTGGTCTTCTTCGAGAAGCAGGGCGTCGTCAAGCTCACCGACTTTGGCTTCAGCAACCGGTTTCAGCCGGGGAAGAAGCTCAACACCTCGTGCGGCTCGCTGGCATACTCGGCACCCGAGATCCTGCTCGGGGACGAGTACGACGCGCCCGCTGTCG ATATCTGGAGCCTGGGTGTGATTCTCTTCATGCTGGTGTGCGGCCAGCCGCCTTTTCAGGAGGCTAACGACAGCGAGACGCTCACCATGATCATGGACTGCAAATACACGGTGCCCCCGCACATCTCCGGAGCTTGCCGAGA CCTTATCAGCCACATGCTGCAGCGTGACCCCAAAAAGCGAGCGACTCTGGAGGAAATCGAGAACCACGCCTGGCTCCAAGGAGTCGACCCGTCGCCGGCCACTAAGCTGTCTACGCCGCTGGTATCCCACCGCAGTTTACTGGAAGAGGAGCACAGTTCCATCATCCAGCGCATGGTGCTGGGGAGCATCGCGGACCGGGACGCCATAACCGA GGCTCTGGAGTCCAATCAGTACAACCACATCACGGCGACATACTACCTGCTGGCTGAGAGGATGCTGAGGGATCGGCAAGAGAAGGAGCAACATAGCCAGACGCGATCGCCCAGTCCGAGCAAGGCTCAGTTTAG GCAGTCGTGGCCCACTCGAGTGGACGTCCACCAGGACGTCAGCGACGGCTTGGGGGGTCCGTCCATGTCGCACCCCGGCGGGCCCCAGTCCCCGGCCCGCAGCGCCGAGAGCCTCCACAAAGGCCCCCGGCCCAAAACGGCCCTGCTGGACCTGAGTCACAAGCAGCAGAAGCAGGACAAGGGGCTTCGGCCTCTGGCCAAGCCCCCCTCCAATCCCCTCCGACTGGGCCCTTTGACATCAGGCGCCTCTTGCAAAACGCGCAGTCCCAGCCTTTTCAGCGTGgacgaagaggaagaggaaggggaGGAGCGAGGCTCCCCCTCCGCCCTTCCCGCCCAAGTGGTGCTTCGCTCCAAAGCCTCGTCGTCGCCGGCCTCGTCCCGTCATCGGTTGACGTCCCGCATGAGCGCCCCGGTGCTCAACCAGATCCACGAGGACGAGCAaggggaggacgaggaggaagagAACGAAGACGAGGACGAGGGGGGGGACTTAAAAGGGCGCGGCGCCGCCAAGCTCAGCCTCAGTCTGGACCTGAATTCCGGAACGGCGTCGCCCACAACGGCCAGCTCGCCCCCGACACCCGAGGACGACGCGGGGAGCTGGCGGCCGTCGGAGGCGGCGGTGGAGGAAGTGGTGGCGGAAGCGGCGGCGGGCGAGGAGGCGGAGAAAAGGCTGGCGGCGGCCCAGGACGGCAACTCTCACTGCGCCAGCCCCGCCGGCTCCGTTTCGGGCCAAGGCAAGAACTCGGCCAAAGCTTCCAGCGGCCTGGTGGAGAGCCTCAAATTGATGAGCTTGTGCCTCAGCTCGCAGTTCCACAACCTGAAAGGCGGCGCGGGCGGGGGGACGCCGGCCAACGGGCCCACCGCCATCGGCGGGGACCCTCAGGAGCGCCCCGTCTGGAGGATGTGCGTGGGCGGCTCCACCGGCAGCCTGGACAAGGTCTCGCTCCTGGGGGGGCCGTCGCCACGGGGGAACCTGTACCAAGCGCCGCCCCCTTTGGGGGACGCCCTGGTGGACCCCTTGTTGGAGGGCTCCTGCTCGGGGACCCTGATGCTGGGGGAGCTGGACCTGGCCCGCGAGAACCACAGGAACATGAAGAATCGAGCCCTGCAGATGCCTCTGAGCGACAAGACGCTGTCGGTCAACATCCACCGTAGTCCTAAGGAGGGTCTGCTGTGCACCCCCACCCCTCACAGCTGCTGCCAGGTTATCTAG
- the abhd5b gene encoding 1-acylglycerol-3-phosphate O-acyltransferase ABHD5, with the protein MRRMAEWGPPVKEQSSWLLSWLPSWCPTSPSQLQDAEEKMLKNVKQPFSRQRVHISNGNYLWTMAFQSSSTLKSRPPLVLLHGFGGGVALWTQNLESLSSRGPVYALDLLGFGRSSRPLFSGEPEGAEEQFVEALEEWREKAGLDEMLLLGHNLGGYLSAAYTLRYPQRVKHLLLVEPWGFPARPDNPHHDSIPVWIRAMGAVMSPFNPLAGLRLAGPLGPTLVQAIRSDFKQKYSSVFDDNTVSNYIYHLNAQTPSGETAFKNMTIPYGWAKRPMLERIGQVRAGVPISFIYGSRSSIDSASGYAFKKTRPEVGITVIRGAGHYVFADQPEDFNQTVLRILARTEKDGTGFCPKP; encoded by the exons ATGCGAAGAATGGCGGAGTGGGGTCCCCCTGTCAAGGAGCAGAG CTCCTGGTTATTAAGTTGGCTTCCGTCATGGTGCCCCACTTCGCCCTCTCAGCTTCAAGACGCGGAAGAGAAAATGCTGAAAA ATGTCAAGCAGCCTTTCTCCAGACAGCGCGTCCACATCTCCAACGGGAACTACCTGTGGACCATGGCCTTTCAATCATCCTCTACACTTAAATCCAGGCCCCCTCTGGTCCTCCTGCACGGCTTCGGCGGCGGCGTGGCCCTGTGGACGCAGAATCTGGAATCTCTCTCCAGCAGGGGTCCGGTCTACGCTCTGGACTTGCTGGGCTTCGGCCGGAGCAGCCGCCCGTTGTTCAGCGGGGAGCCCGAGGGGGCCGAGGAGCAGTTTGTGGAAGCCCTGGAGGAGTGGAGGGAGAAAGCGGGATTGGACGAAATGCTGCTTCTGGGACACAACTTGGGAGGATATCTGTCTGCTGCCTATACGCTCAGATACCCTCAAAG GGTAAAACATTTGCTGCTGGTGGAACCATGGGGGTTCCCCGCCCGTCCCGACAACCCTCACCACGACTCCATCCCAGTGTGGATCCGAGCAATGGGTGCCGTCATGAGCCCCTTCAACCCGCTGGCTGGCCTCAGACTGGCCGGGCCTTTAG GTCCAACGCTGGTCCAAGCGATCAGGTCCGACTTCAAACAAAAGTATTCTTCTGTGTTTGATGACAACACCGTGTCAAACTACATCTACCATTTGAATGCCCAGACTCCCAG CGGCGAGACAGCTTTCAAGAACATGACCATCCCCTACGGCTGGGCCAAGCGGCCCATGCTGGAGCGCATCGGCCAGGTCCGGGCTGGCGTTCCCATCTCTTTTATCTACGGATCACGCTCCAGCATCGACAGCGCTTCGGGATATGCCTTCAAGAAAACCAGGCCGGAAGTGGGCATCACG GTGATTCGAGGAGCGGGCCATTACGTTTTCGCCGACCAGCCGGAAGACTTCAACCAAACGGTCCTGCGCATCCTCGCAAGGACGGAGAAGGACGGCACAGGCTTTTGCCCAAAGCCCTGA